The Primulina tabacum isolate GXHZ01 chromosome 7, ASM2559414v2, whole genome shotgun sequence genome includes a window with the following:
- the LOC142551459 gene encoding uncharacterized protein LOC142551459, whose translation MIAASDDRAISICSHCDREIPSSNIDLHFAHCSRNLEKCKVCRDMIPKIFFEEHFLGTHAPVACSLCSETIDRDILDVHRGESCPQRIVTCEYCEFPLPAIDLLEHQEVCGNRTELCHLCHKYIRLRERNGHESRCSGGVDNIADSSRNVRPPERDQGASRRQPREFSSRRLVYSIAVTGIAVLLGSFFFQRKPNHNQVQLSCRNMLSRSDSYKVD comes from the exons ATGATCGCAGCTTCTGATGATCGCGCCATTAGCATCTGCAGCCACTG TGACAGGGAAATTCCCTCCTCCAATATCGATTTACATTTTGCTCACTGCTCCCGAAATCTAGAAAAATGTAAAGTATGCAGAGACATGATTCCAAAGATATTTTTTGAGGAACATTTTCTCGGCACTCATGCTCCG GTAGCTTGTTCCCTGTGTAGCGAAACAATAGACCGTGATATTTTAGATGTTCACAGAGGAGAAAGTTGTCCACAAAGAATCGTAACATGTGAATACTGCGAGTTTCCACTGCCTGCAATTGATTTGTTAGAGCATCAG GAAGTATGTGGCAACCGGACAGAACTATGTCATTTGTGCCACAAATATATTCGTCTGCGTGAAAGGAATGGTCATGAAAGCAGATGTAGTGGTGGTGTTGACAACATTGCTGATTCTTCAAG GAACGTGAGACCACCCGAACGAGACCAAGGTGCCTCAAGAAGGCAACCACGAGAATTTTCATCAAGACGCCTCGTGTATTCTATTGCAGTTACAGGGATTGCAGTTCTATTAGGTTCATTCTTTTTCCAGAGGAAACCAAATCACAATCAAGTGCAATTATCTTGTCGGAATATGCTATCCAG GTCCGATTCATATAAAGTAGATTGA
- the LOC142551458 gene encoding oligopeptide transporter 4-like — protein sequence MGTMEIEAPLTNPSKFLEKNDEAEVEEDELSPIEQVRLTVPTTDDPNLPVWTFRMWVLGIFSCVLLSFLNQFFSYRKEPLVISQITVIVASLPIGRFMATALPTKIWLVTVPVFGPKELTLNPGPFNIKEHVLISIFANAGSAFGNGPAYAVMIVDIIIAFYRRKISFLAGWLLVITTQVLGYGWAGLLRKYVVEPAHMWWPSTLVQISLFKTLHEKEHEDDGESSDNGGKKGQMSRPKFFLIALACSFGWYIFPGYLFRTLSSISWICWAFPKSVTAHQIGSGLNGLGVGALTLDWATVASFLFSPLISPFFAIANVFVGYFVIMYIVIPISYWGLNVYNAKNFPIYSADLFTADGQEYDIASIVNSKFELDIEQYQKQGRINLSTFFSLTYGFGFATIAATVSHVALFYGREIVQRYKASTKAKMDIHSKLMKRYQDIPSWWFYILLGVTMSVALALCIFLNNEVQMPYWGLFLAAAIAFSFTLPISIITATTNQTPGLNIITEYIMGVIYPGRPIANVTFKVYGYMSMTQAIAFLSDFKLGHYMKIPPRSMFLVQFLGTMIAGTVNMGVAWWLLYTVENICNQDQFSDSPWTCPSDQVFFDASVIWGLVSPKRIFGRYGNYPALNWFFLAGLLGPVVVWGFHKAFPTRSWIPLINLPVLLGATASMPPATALNYNSWILVGTIFNFFVFRYRKNWWQRYNYILSAALDAGVAFMTVLLYFTLGIENKKIHWWGTYHSEHCDLATCPTAKGIVVEHCPVF from the exons ATGGGAACAATGGAAATCGAAGCTCCCCTCACAAACCCATCAAAATTCTTGGAGAAAAACGACGAAGCAGAAGTCGAAGAAGACGAACTTTCACCCATCGAACAAGTCCGGCTGACGGTGCCGACCACCGACGACCCCAACCTCCCCGTATGGACTTTCCGAATGTGGGTTCTGGGGATTTTCTCCTGCGTCCTCCTCTCTTTCCTCAACCAGTTCTTCTCTTACCGGAAAGAGCCTCTAGTCATCAGTCAGATAACCGTGATCGTGGCATCTCTGCCCATCGGACGGTTCATGGCCACCGCCTTGCCCACCAAGATATGGTTGGTCACGGTCCCTGTGTTCGGGCCGAAGGAGCTCACCCTCAACCCGGGTCCGTTTAACATCAAGGAGCATGTGCTGATATCCATTTTCGCTAATGCCGGGAGTGCTTTCGGGAATGGGCCGGCGTATGCTGTCATGATTGTGGATATCATAATCGCTTTTTATCGAAGGAAGATATCTTTTCTGGCTGGATGGCTGCTCGTTATCACCACTCAG GTTCTAGGTTATGGATGGGCGGGGCTCCTTAGGAAGTACGTGGTTGAGCCGGCACACATGTGGTGGCCCAGCACTCTTGTCCAGATTTCCCTATTCAA GACATTGCATGAAAAAGAACATGAAGATGACGGTGAAAGCAGTGACAATGGTGGCAAGAAGGGTCAAATGTCGCGGCCAAAATTCTTTTTGATTGCGCTAGCTTGTAGCTTTGGCTGGTATATATTCCCAGGCTATCTCTTCCGCACCTTGTCAAGCATTTCATGGATATGTTGGGCGTTTCCCAAATCTGTTACTGCTCATCAGATAGGATCTGGTCTGAATGGCTTGGGAGTTGGAGCCCTCACTCTTGACTGGGCAACTGTAGCTTCTTTCTTGTTCAGCCCTCTAATCTCCCCGTTCTTTGCTATTGCCAATGTTTTTGTCGGATACTTTGTCATAATGTATATTGTAATTCCCATATCCTATTGGGGGTTGAACGTCTACAACGCCAAAAATTTCCCTATCTATTCCGCCGACCTGTTTACTGCAGATGGTCAGGAGTATGACATAGCAAGCATTGTTAACAGTAAGTTTGAACTTGACATTGAGCAGTATCAGAAGCAAGGGAGAATTAACTTGAGCACATTCTTTTCTCTAACCTATGGATTTGGATTCGCCACCATCGCTGCTACAGTTTCGCATGTTGCATTGTTCTACGGAAG AGAGATTGTTCAGCGTTATAAGGCATCTACCAAGGCAAAGATGGATATTCACTCTAAACTAATGAAAAGGTACCAAGACATACCTTCCTGGTGGTTTTATATTCTTCTTGGGGTGACAATGTCGGTTGCTCTTGCCCTCTGCATCTTCCTGAACAACGAGGTCCAGATGCCTTACTGGGGTCTTTTTCTTGCTGCTGCCATAGCTTTCTCATTTACTCTTCCTATTAGTATTATTACTGCAACAACAAATCAG ACTCCAGGGCTGAACATAATCACGGAATATATTATGGGAGTCATATATCCTGGTAGGCCGATAGCAAATGTCACCTTTAAGGTTTATGGCTACATGAGCATGACTCAAGCCATAGCTTTTCTAAGCGATTTCAAGCTTGGCCATTACATGAAGATTCCTCCCAGATCAATGTTCCTGGTTCAG TTCCTGGGAACAATGATAGCAGGCACTGTAAATATGGGAGTTGCTTGGTGGCTTCTATACACCGTAGAAAACATATGCAACCAAGACCAGTTTTCAGACAGTCCTTGGACTTGCCCGAGTGATCAAGTCTTCTTCGATGCATCAGTCATCTGGGGACTTGTGAGTCCTAAACGAATCTTTGGACGTTATGGAAACTATCCAGCACTCAACTGGTTCTTTCTCGCGGGCTTACTAGGCCCGGTTGTTGTTTGGGGATTCCACAAGGCATTCCCAACACGATCGTGGATTCCGCTCATCAATCTTCCTGTACTACTCGGAGCAACAGCTAGTATGCCACCTGCAACCGCTCTAAACTACAATTCTTGGATACTAGTAGGGACGATTTTCAACTTTTTTGTGTTCAGATACCGTAAAAACTGGTGGCAAAGGTACAACTATATCCTTTCGGCTGCACTAGATGCTGGTGTTGCTTTCATGACCGTTCTTCTTTACTTCACTCTGGGGATCGAGAACAAAAAGATACATTGGTGGGGCACTTATCACTCTGAACATTGCGATCTCGCGACATGCCCCACGGCTAAAGGCATCGTAGTGGAACACTGCCCTGTGTTTTAA